In one Corallococcus sp. EGB genomic region, the following are encoded:
- a CDS encoding DUF4833 domain-containing protein: protein MFPESRLSNLTVVALATAATLASAAEAPLSSQSAFFLTRSENRNQVHYALRLDEACRPVGARPVQVYWRMLERGPSEVEELLGIEQPVYGLEDPQTVEATEDGWRVRVRLRAFPSRPIDITTARAEGKCQVQAWTKLGDSVSRLEHVFVKTSWPFSVDFVRLDGAGPDGQPVHELIRQ, encoded by the coding sequence ATGTTTCCTGAATCCAGGCTCAGCAACCTCACCGTCGTTGCGCTGGCGACCGCCGCGACCCTGGCCTCCGCGGCCGAGGCGCCCCTCTCATCACAGTCCGCGTTCTTCCTGACCCGGAGCGAGAACCGGAACCAGGTCCACTACGCCCTGCGCCTGGACGAGGCGTGCCGCCCCGTGGGGGCGCGTCCCGTGCAGGTGTATTGGCGGATGTTGGAGCGCGGGCCATCGGAGGTGGAGGAACTGCTGGGGATCGAACAGCCCGTGTATGGGTTGGAGGATCCGCAGACGGTCGAAGCCACCGAGGATGGCTGGCGGGTCCGGGTGCGCCTGCGGGCCTTTCCCTCGCGCCCCATCGACATCACCACCGCGCGGGCCGAGGGCAAGTGCCAGGTCCAGGCGTGGACGAAGCTGGGCGACAGCGTCTCCCGGCTGGAGCACGTCTTCGTGAAGACGTCCTGGCCCTTCTCGGTCGACTTCGTACGGCTGGATGGGGCGGGCCCGGATGGGCAGCCAGTCCATGAGCTGATCCGCCAGTGA
- a CDS encoding acetyl-CoA acetyltransferase, which yields MKDANRIPVVVGVGQINDRSEDPLRGLDSLGLMEAALRAADADAGGGWLVRLDSLAVVDQLSFRQMGPLPLALAERLGARPRLHEQTAEASGDSPVRLLHEAANRVASGAVEVAAVVGGEALRTAARRAALAAGDAPSAHNAATHIGIQAHAAYRKRYGLNSPVDVYPLYENAGRAAYGQTLAEAQRESGELWSRFSQVAAGNPGAWLREPLSVEAIVTPSPSNRRIAFPYCKRMVANSAVNQGAGFLVTSLAKALAHGVPEDRLVYVGRGVAAHEPEDFLARDGYARSPSMDVSLRRTLELNGLTVDRLDFVELYSCFPCVPKMARRVLGWPLEKPATVFGGLTFGGGPIANYMSHVVVSMVQRLREQGRHGLLFGNGGFATYNHSLVLTREPQLAGTLPQAFEHQAEADAARGPVPPFVEGFTGPGRIETYTVLYERDGRPRFGVIVARGASGERFLAKVPAHDTAGIDFLCDGKEEPVGREGHAVAGPGGDILWHGAFS from the coding sequence ATGAAGGACGCGAACAGGATTCCCGTCGTCGTGGGCGTGGGGCAGATCAACGATCGGTCGGAGGATCCGCTGCGGGGCCTGGACTCGCTGGGCTTGATGGAGGCCGCGCTGCGGGCGGCGGACGCGGATGCGGGCGGTGGGTGGCTCGTCCGGCTGGATTCGCTGGCGGTGGTGGATCAGCTTTCGTTCCGGCAGATGGGGCCGTTGCCGCTCGCACTGGCGGAGCGTCTGGGCGCCCGGCCGCGTCTCCATGAACAGACGGCGGAGGCCAGTGGCGACAGCCCGGTGCGGCTGCTCCATGAGGCCGCGAACCGCGTTGCCTCCGGTGCGGTGGAGGTCGCGGCGGTCGTGGGAGGTGAGGCGCTGCGCACGGCGGCGCGGCGTGCGGCGCTGGCGGCGGGGGATGCACCCTCCGCGCACAACGCCGCGACCCACATCGGCATCCAGGCGCACGCGGCCTACCGGAAGCGCTACGGCCTCAACTCGCCGGTCGATGTCTATCCTCTCTATGAGAACGCGGGCCGCGCCGCGTATGGCCAGACGCTGGCGGAGGCGCAGCGAGAGAGCGGCGAACTCTGGTCGCGGTTCTCCCAGGTCGCGGCGGGCAACCCGGGTGCGTGGCTCCGCGAGCCTTTGTCCGTGGAAGCGATTGTCACGCCCTCGCCGTCCAACCGGCGCATCGCGTTTCCGTACTGCAAGCGGATGGTCGCGAACAGCGCCGTCAATCAGGGCGCGGGGTTCCTCGTCACCAGCCTGGCGAAGGCCCTCGCGCACGGCGTGCCGGAGGATCGGCTCGTATACGTGGGGCGGGGCGTGGCTGCGCACGAGCCAGAGGACTTCCTCGCTCGGGATGGCTACGCGCGCTCACCGAGCATGGACGTGTCGCTGCGCCGCACGCTGGAGCTGAACGGGCTGACTGTCGACAGGCTCGACTTCGTGGAGCTCTACAGCTGCTTCCCCTGTGTGCCGAAGATGGCGCGCCGGGTGCTGGGCTGGCCGCTGGAGAAGCCGGCCACGGTGTTCGGCGGCCTCACGTTCGGCGGTGGCCCAATCGCCAACTACATGAGCCACGTGGTGGTCAGCATGGTGCAGCGGCTGCGCGAGCAGGGACGCCATGGCCTGCTCTTCGGCAACGGTGGCTTCGCGACGTACAACCACAGCCTCGTGCTCACGCGCGAACCGCAGCTCGCCGGAACACTGCCCCAGGCCTTCGAGCATCAGGCGGAAGCGGACGCCGCGCGTGGCCCCGTGCCTCCGTTCGTGGAGGGCTTCACGGGCCCCGGTCGCATCGAGACGTACACGGTGCTGTACGAACGCGACGGCCGCCCGAGGTTCGGCGTCATCGTCGCGCGGGGCGCATCCGGTGAGCGCTTCCTCGCGAAGGTCCCTGCTCACGATACAGCAGGCATCGACTTCCTGTGCGACGGCAAGGAGGAGCCCGTCGGCAGGGAGGGGCATGCCGTCGCCGGACCCGGCGGGGACATCCTCTGGCACGGGGCTTTCTCCTGA
- a CDS encoding DUF2239 family protein has product MPSPAATWTAFAGQRLLASGSPAEVVTAAKAALDAGESESLLLFDDATGRTVDFHLRGTLEEVLARLQPAPDPAAESSEPRGPGRPKLGVVAREVTLLPRHWEWLSEQPGGASVALRRLVEAARANSGDADRVRRAQAAADRFMTTMAGNAPGYEEAARALYAGDRTRFNKWTRSWPDDIRDCARKLAAPAFSKETP; this is encoded by the coding sequence ATGCCGTCACCTGCCGCCACCTGGACCGCCTTCGCCGGCCAGCGCCTGCTTGCCTCCGGCTCTCCCGCCGAGGTCGTCACCGCCGCCAAGGCCGCGCTCGACGCGGGCGAGTCGGAATCACTGCTCCTGTTCGACGACGCCACGGGCCGGACGGTGGACTTCCACCTGCGCGGCACGCTGGAGGAGGTGCTCGCCCGCCTCCAGCCCGCGCCGGACCCGGCCGCCGAGTCCTCCGAGCCCCGAGGCCCCGGGCGCCCGAAGCTGGGCGTGGTGGCCCGCGAGGTGACGCTGCTCCCCCGCCACTGGGAGTGGCTGTCCGAGCAACCCGGCGGCGCTTCCGTGGCCCTGCGCAGGCTGGTGGAGGCCGCTCGTGCCAACAGTGGCGACGCCGACCGCGTCCGTCGCGCCCAGGCCGCCGCGGACCGCTTCATGACCACGATGGCCGGCAACGCGCCGGGCTACGAGGAGGCCGCTCGCGCGCTCTACGCGGGCGACCGCACCCGTTTCAACAAGTGGACCCGGAGCTGGCCGGACGACATCCGCGACTGCGCCCGGAAGCTCGCCGCCCCCGCCTTCTCCAAGGAGACGCCATGA
- a CDS encoding NADP-dependent oxidoreductase, with translation MNHQWVLKSRPLDAVSDACFEWRQAPVPTPGPGEALVRVIWLAIEPTQRTWLNPHATYIRPVELGEVMRGAGVGQVIASRSERLSVGDWVTGMTGWQEYALAGDAGLFGFNKVPDGIDPRAMLHLYGASGLTAWIGMTDVGRAAPGETVLVSGAAGSVGSIAGQVARLRGCRVIGIAGGAYKADWVTRVARFDACIDYKSEDVRTRLQTLAPKGVDVFFDNVGGPVLEAALECLAVRARVVLCGAVSSGYKDRDYGATPRNYMQLAFQRARMEGFIFLDHVARFPEAFRELSTWATRGELVQAETIAEGLEQAPSALRGLFEGRNLGKQLVRVAAPV, from the coding sequence ATGAACCACCAGTGGGTTCTCAAGTCGCGTCCCCTCGACGCGGTCTCCGACGCCTGCTTCGAGTGGCGTCAGGCCCCGGTGCCCACCCCGGGTCCCGGCGAAGCGCTCGTGCGGGTCATCTGGCTCGCCATCGAACCCACCCAGCGTACGTGGCTCAATCCCCACGCGACCTACATCCGGCCCGTCGAACTCGGCGAGGTCATGCGCGGGGCAGGCGTCGGGCAGGTCATCGCGTCCCGCTCGGAACGGCTCTCCGTGGGCGACTGGGTGACGGGCATGACGGGCTGGCAGGAGTACGCGCTGGCCGGTGACGCGGGCCTCTTCGGCTTCAACAAGGTGCCGGACGGCATCGACCCCAGGGCCATGCTGCATCTCTATGGCGCCAGCGGACTGACCGCGTGGATTGGCATGACCGACGTCGGCCGCGCCGCCCCTGGTGAGACCGTGCTGGTCTCCGGCGCCGCGGGCAGCGTGGGCTCCATCGCCGGACAGGTCGCACGGCTCCGGGGCTGCCGTGTCATCGGCATCGCGGGCGGAGCGTACAAGGCGGACTGGGTCACCCGCGTCGCCCGCTTCGACGCCTGCATCGACTACAAGTCCGAGGACGTCCGGACGCGGCTCCAGACATTGGCGCCCAAGGGCGTGGATGTCTTCTTCGACAACGTGGGCGGCCCCGTGCTGGAGGCGGCGCTGGAGTGCCTCGCGGTGCGCGCCCGCGTGGTGCTCTGCGGCGCCGTGTCCTCGGGTTACAAGGACCGCGACTACGGCGCCACGCCCCGCAATTACATGCAGCTGGCCTTCCAGCGTGCACGCATGGAGGGCTTCATCTTCCTGGACCACGTCGCGCGCTTCCCCGAGGCCTTCCGCGAGCTGTCCACCTGGGCCACCAGGGGAGAGCTCGTCCAGGCGGAGACAATCGCGGAGGGGCTGGAGCAGGCGCCGTCCGCCCTGCGCGGATTGTTCGAGGGCCGGAACCTGGGCAAGCAGCTGGTCCGCGTCGCGGCCCCTGTCTGA
- a CDS encoding PLP-dependent aminotransferase family protein: MDFHVELRGRRDLAGQIYRGLRAAILDGRLRRGDRLPPTRELALRLDVARNTVGVAYEWLTAEGLIAGRTRAGSFVQGEASRPRGRAGREALVPLRARAFWRSLPDLPAPLAPAAYDFGVGSPDVSGFPFESWRRLVARQLRAATVSGGYVDAAGHRGLREAVARHVGVARGVRAEAEDVFITNGAQQALDLVGRVLIEPGDCVAMEEPGYPPARQVFQSLGARVVPVPVDAEGLDVAALPDAARLVYVTPSHQFPLGMPMSPARRGALLEWAKRRDAVVIEDDYDSEFRFGGRPLETLHGMDRSGRVLYVGSFSKVMVPVLRLGFLVAPPSLQRELRWARRVMDWHSPVPEQAALARFIDSGLLARHIRKMRRDYEARHERVAEGLARHCGDWLQVVPSVAGLHLSATFRRGGMALEREAVARARAAGVGLITLSRYFMGPRARPGLVLGYGGIPAARIPEGLRLLGASLAEAEGRTRA, from the coding sequence ATGGACTTCCATGTCGAGCTCCGGGGGCGCCGGGACCTGGCCGGGCAGATCTACCGGGGGCTGCGTGCCGCCATCCTGGACGGGCGCTTGCGGCGCGGAGATCGGCTGCCGCCCACACGCGAGCTGGCCCTGCGCCTGGACGTGGCGCGCAACACGGTGGGCGTGGCGTATGAGTGGCTCACCGCCGAGGGCCTCATCGCGGGGCGCACACGGGCGGGCAGCTTCGTCCAGGGCGAGGCGTCCCGGCCGCGCGGCAGGGCAGGGCGGGAGGCCCTGGTGCCACTGCGGGCGAGGGCCTTCTGGCGCTCGCTGCCGGACCTGCCCGCGCCGCTGGCTCCCGCCGCGTATGACTTTGGCGTGGGCAGTCCGGACGTCTCGGGCTTTCCCTTCGAGTCCTGGCGTCGGCTGGTGGCGCGGCAGCTGCGGGCCGCCACGGTGTCCGGGGGCTATGTGGACGCGGCCGGGCACCGGGGGCTGCGGGAGGCGGTGGCGCGGCACGTGGGCGTCGCGCGGGGCGTGCGTGCGGAGGCGGAAGACGTGTTCATCACCAATGGCGCGCAGCAGGCGTTGGATCTCGTGGGGCGGGTGCTCATCGAGCCGGGGGACTGCGTCGCCATGGAGGAGCCGGGCTATCCGCCCGCGCGGCAGGTGTTCCAGTCGCTGGGAGCGCGCGTCGTGCCCGTGCCGGTGGACGCGGAAGGGCTGGACGTGGCGGCGCTGCCAGATGCCGCGCGGCTCGTCTATGTCACACCATCCCACCAGTTCCCGCTGGGCATGCCCATGTCTCCCGCGCGCAGGGGGGCGCTGCTGGAGTGGGCGAAGCGGCGGGACGCAGTGGTGATTGAGGATGACTACGACAGTGAGTTCCGTTTCGGCGGCCGGCCCCTGGAGACGTTGCACGGGATGGACCGCTCCGGGCGGGTGCTCTACGTGGGGTCGTTCTCGAAGGTGATGGTCCCCGTGCTGCGTCTGGGATTCCTCGTCGCGCCGCCATCGCTCCAGCGGGAGCTGCGGTGGGCGCGGCGCGTGATGGACTGGCACAGCCCCGTGCCGGAGCAGGCCGCGCTCGCGCGGTTCATCGACAGCGGGCTGCTGGCGCGGCACATCCGCAAGATGCGGCGGGACTACGAGGCGCGGCATGAGCGCGTGGCGGAGGGGCTTGCGCGCCACTGCGGTGATTGGCTCCAGGTGGTGCCCTCCGTGGCGGGCCTGCACCTGAGCGCGACGTTCCGGCGAGGGGGCATGGCGTTGGAGCGGGAGGCGGTGGCGCGGGCTCGGGCAGCGGGCGTCGGACTCATCACCCTGTCGCGCTACTTCATGGGACCGCGCGCCCGGCCGGGGCTGGTGCTGGGGTATGGTGGCATTCCCGCCGCACGCATTCCGGAAGGGCTCCGGCTGCTGGGCGCCAGCCTTGCGGAGGCGGAGGGGCGGACGAGGGCCTGA
- a CDS encoding cupin domain-containing protein, translating to MTHSAYASHPVDPERMPWIPMGPPGLAFKPLRFFRDGWMYLFRLEPGTRIPRHRHTGEVHGFNISGRRQLLDTGEVIGPGTYVYEPAGNVDSWQVVGDEPVVLLINVKGAVEYLGDDGQVLKSVSSTDRLETYRRWCQEHGEPFLATCE from the coding sequence ATGACCCATTCCGCGTATGCCTCCCACCCCGTCGACCCTGAACGCATGCCGTGGATCCCCATGGGCCCGCCCGGGCTCGCGTTCAAGCCGCTGCGCTTCTTCCGCGACGGCTGGATGTACCTCTTCCGCCTGGAGCCCGGCACCCGCATCCCCCGGCACCGCCACACCGGCGAGGTGCACGGCTTCAACATCTCCGGGCGCCGCCAATTGCTCGACACCGGCGAGGTGATTGGCCCGGGCACGTATGTCTATGAGCCGGCCGGCAATGTCGACAGCTGGCAGGTCGTGGGTGACGAGCCCGTGGTCCTGCTCATCAACGTGAAGGGCGCCGTCGAGTACCTGGGGGATGACGGCCAGGTGCTCAAGAGCGTGTCGTCCACGGACCGGCTGGAGACATACCGCCGCTGGTGCCAGGAGCATGGCGAGCCGTTCCTCGCCACCTGCGAGTAG
- the sthA gene encoding Si-specific NAD(P)(+) transhydrogenase, producing MSARRFDVVVLGSGPGGEGASMKAVKSGRKVCTVEQGALVGGACTHTATIPSKALRHAIQRLLDVQQDHPELRADLARHTTLNDMMRVATTVVNKQVQLRTTFYERNRVELVTGRAKFRDAHTVEVTEPRGSVELLHADAFVIATGSRPYRPAGVDFRHPRIFDSDTILKLRESPLSMIIYGAGVIGCEYASMFRMLGVKVDLVNTRDRLLSFLDDEISDALSYHLREQGVLIRHQEEMVSVEPHDDSVVLHLKSGKRLRADVFLWANGRSGNSQDLGLEALGIAVDSRGCIQVNDGYQTSVPHIYAVGDVVGAPSLASASYDQGRFAATHIVEGRMEHKLVKDIPTGIYTSPEISSLGRTERELTQAGVPYEVGHAFFKSLARAQITGRTVGMLKLLFHRETREILGIHCFGDNASEIIHIGQAIMAQDWPGNGIDYFINTTFNYPTMAEAYRVAALNGLNRLF from the coding sequence ATGAGCGCTCGGCGGTTCGACGTGGTGGTCCTCGGCTCCGGTCCGGGGGGTGAAGGGGCTTCGATGAAGGCGGTGAAGTCCGGCCGCAAGGTGTGCACCGTGGAGCAGGGAGCCCTGGTGGGCGGCGCCTGCACGCACACCGCCACCATCCCCTCCAAGGCCCTGCGCCACGCCATCCAGCGGCTGTTGGACGTGCAGCAGGACCACCCGGAGCTGCGGGCGGACCTGGCCCGTCACACCACGCTCAACGACATGATGCGCGTGGCGACCACCGTCGTGAACAAGCAGGTGCAGCTGCGCACCACGTTCTACGAGCGCAACCGGGTGGAGCTGGTGACGGGCCGCGCGAAGTTCCGGGACGCGCACACCGTGGAGGTCACGGAGCCCCGCGGCTCCGTGGAGCTGCTCCACGCGGACGCCTTCGTCATCGCCACGGGCTCCCGTCCCTACCGGCCCGCGGGCGTGGACTTCCGCCACCCGCGCATCTTCGACTCGGACACCATCCTCAAGCTGCGCGAGTCCCCGCTGTCGATGATCATCTACGGCGCGGGCGTCATCGGCTGCGAGTACGCCTCCATGTTCCGGATGCTCGGCGTGAAGGTGGACCTGGTGAACACCCGCGACCGGCTCCTGTCCTTCCTGGACGACGAAATCTCCGACGCCCTCTCCTACCACCTGCGCGAACAGGGCGTGCTCATCCGCCACCAGGAGGAGATGGTCTCCGTGGAGCCGCACGACGACAGCGTGGTGCTCCACCTGAAGAGCGGCAAGCGGCTGAGGGCGGACGTCTTCCTCTGGGCCAACGGCCGCTCCGGCAACAGCCAGGACCTGGGGCTGGAGGCGCTGGGCATCGCGGTGGACTCGCGCGGGTGCATCCAGGTGAACGACGGCTATCAGACGTCCGTCCCCCACATCTACGCGGTGGGCGACGTGGTGGGCGCCCCGTCCCTGGCGAGCGCCTCCTATGACCAGGGCCGCTTCGCCGCCACGCACATCGTGGAGGGGCGGATGGAGCACAAGCTGGTGAAGGACATCCCCACCGGCATCTACACCAGCCCCGAAATCAGCAGCCTGGGCCGCACCGAGCGCGAGCTCACCCAGGCGGGCGTCCCCTATGAAGTGGGCCACGCCTTCTTCAAGAGCCTGGCGCGCGCGCAGATCACCGGCCGCACCGTGGGCATGCTCAAGCTGCTCTTCCACCGGGAGACGCGGGAGATCCTGGGCATCCACTGCTTCGGGGACAACGCGTCCGAAATCATCCACATCGGCCAGGCCATCATGGCGCAGGACTGGCCGGGCAACGGCATCGACTACTTCATCAACACCACCTTCAACTACCCCACCATGGCGGAGGCGTACCGCGTGGCGGCGCTCAACGGCCTCAACCGGCTGTTCTGA
- the ahcY gene encoding adenosylhomocysteinase, translated as MTAVTQQKNQDYSIADLKLASWGRKEIRIAESEMPALMAIREEYAKQQPLKGARVTGSLHMTIQTAVLVETLQALGAQVRWASCNIFSTQDHAAAALVEAGTPVFAHKGESLKEYWDFTHRIFEFGPAGSDHEGPNMILDDGGDATLLMHLGKRAEKDPSVISNPQSEEERELYASIKAKLAEDATWYTRKSAKILGVTEETTTGVHRLQEMSQKGTLLFRAINVNDSVTKSKFDNLYGCRESLVDGIKRATDVMVAGKIAVVAGYGDVGKGSAQALRALSAQVWVTEIDPICALQAAMEGYRVVTMDYACDKADIFVTATGNKSVITHEHMVKMKDQAIVCNIGHFDNEIEVASLEQYKWEEIKPQVDHIIFPDNKRIILLAKGRLVNLGCGTGHPSYVMSSSFANQTIAQIELYSHSEKYQVGKVYVLPKHLDEKVARLQLKKLNAQLTELTPEQAKYIGVEKSGPYKQDTYRY; from the coding sequence ATGACCGCGGTGACCCAGCAGAAGAATCAGGACTACTCCATCGCCGACCTCAAGCTCGCCAGCTGGGGCCGCAAGGAGATCCGCATCGCCGAGAGCGAGATGCCCGCGCTCATGGCGATCCGCGAGGAGTACGCGAAGCAGCAGCCGCTCAAGGGCGCTCGCGTCACGGGCTCGCTGCACATGACCATCCAGACGGCCGTGCTGGTGGAGACGCTCCAGGCCCTGGGCGCGCAGGTGCGCTGGGCGTCCTGCAACATCTTCTCCACGCAGGACCACGCCGCCGCCGCCCTGGTGGAGGCCGGCACGCCGGTGTTCGCCCACAAGGGCGAGTCCCTCAAGGAGTACTGGGACTTCACCCACCGCATCTTCGAGTTCGGCCCCGCCGGCAGCGACCACGAGGGGCCGAACATGATCCTCGACGACGGCGGTGACGCCACGCTGCTCATGCACCTGGGCAAGCGCGCGGAGAAGGACCCGTCCGTCATCTCCAACCCCCAGAGCGAGGAGGAGCGCGAGCTGTACGCCTCCATCAAGGCCAAGCTCGCCGAGGACGCCACCTGGTACACGCGCAAGAGCGCGAAGATTCTGGGCGTCACGGAGGAGACCACGACGGGCGTGCACCGCCTGCAGGAGATGTCCCAGAAGGGCACGCTCCTGTTCCGCGCCATCAACGTCAACGACAGCGTGACGAAGAGCAAGTTCGACAACCTCTACGGCTGCCGTGAGTCCCTGGTGGACGGCATCAAGCGCGCCACGGACGTGATGGTGGCCGGGAAGATCGCCGTCGTCGCGGGCTACGGCGACGTGGGCAAGGGCTCCGCGCAGGCCCTGCGCGCGCTGTCCGCCCAGGTGTGGGTGACGGAGATCGACCCCATCTGCGCGCTCCAGGCCGCGATGGAGGGCTACCGCGTCGTGACCATGGACTACGCCTGCGACAAGGCGGACATCTTCGTCACCGCCACGGGCAACAAGTCCGTCATCACCCATGAGCACATGGTCAAGATGAAGGACCAGGCCATCGTCTGCAACATCGGCCACTTCGACAATGAAATCGAGGTCGCCTCCCTGGAGCAGTACAAGTGGGAGGAGATCAAGCCCCAGGTCGACCACATCATCTTCCCGGACAACAAGCGCATCATCCTGCTGGCCAAGGGCCGCCTGGTGAACCTGGGCTGCGGCACCGGCCACCCCAGCTACGTGATGTCCAGCTCCTTCGCGAACCAGACCATCGCGCAGATCGAGCTCTACTCGCACAGCGAGAAGTACCAGGTGGGCAAGGTGTACGTGCTGCCCAAGCACCTGGATGAGAAGGTCGCCCGGCTCCAGCTCAAGAAGCTCAACGCCCAGCTCACGGAGCTCACCCCCGAGCAGGCGAAGTACATCGGCGTGGAGAAGAGCGGCCCCTACAAGCAGGACACCTACCGCTACTGA
- a CDS encoding DUF1036 domain-containing protein: MSIRKLAAMTALALGLGTAGPAHAWMQYCNATSVTIWTTYEWYAPSCKAEDGSEWRKKGWWSLNPGECKIVYGASLPGRYSYYYAEGGGKVWAGQYSTCTPSTAFDWCDNTCSTNSRQLGYRELDTGSASNYTLTFNP; this comes from the coding sequence GTGTCGATTCGAAAGCTCGCAGCAATGACGGCGCTGGCGTTGGGGCTGGGCACGGCGGGTCCGGCCCATGCGTGGATGCAGTACTGCAATGCCACCAGCGTGACCATCTGGACCACGTATGAGTGGTACGCGCCCTCCTGCAAGGCGGAGGATGGCAGCGAGTGGCGGAAGAAGGGCTGGTGGTCCCTCAACCCGGGCGAGTGCAAGATTGTCTATGGCGCAAGCCTGCCGGGCCGCTACTCCTATTACTACGCGGAGGGCGGCGGGAAGGTCTGGGCCGGCCAGTACTCCACGTGCACCCCGTCCACCGCGTTCGACTGGTGTGACAACACCTGCAGCACCAACTCGCGCCAGCTGGGCTACCGCGAGCTCGATACCGGCAGCGCGTCCAACTACACGCTGACCTTCAATCCCTGA